From the Rhizomicrobium palustre genome, the window TGGGAGATGTAATACAGGCCCAGAACGATGTCCTGCGTCGGCACGATGATCGGCTTGCCGTTGGCAGGCGACAGGATGTTGTTGGTCGACATCATCAAGACGCGCGCTTCCAGCTGCGCTTCGAGCGACAGCGGGACGTGCACGGCCATTTGGTCACCGTCGAAGTCCGCGTTGAAGGCGGTGCAAACGAGCGGATGCAGCTGGATCGCCTTGCCTTCGATCAGCACCGGTTCGAAGGCCTGAATGCCCAAGCGGTGCAGCGTCGGGGCGCGGTTCAGCATCACCGGATGCTCGCGGATGACCTCTTCGAGGATATCCCAAACTTCCGGCTTTTCCTTCTCCACCAGCTTCTTGGACTGCTTGACGGTCTGGCTGAAGCCCTTGGCTTCCAGGCGCGAATAGATGAACGGCTTGAACAGCTCGAGCGCCATCTTCTTCGGCAGGCCGCACTGATGCAGCTTCAGTTCCGGACCGACGGTGATCACCGAACGGCCGGAATAGTCGACGCGCTTGCCGAGCAGGTTCTGACGGAAGCGGCCCTGCTTGCCCTTCAGCATGTCGGCGAGCGACTTCAGCGGGCGCTTGTTGGCCCCCGTGATGACGCGGCCGCGGCGGCCGTTGTCGAACAACGCATCCACGGATTCTTGCAGCATGCGCTTTTCGTTGCGCACGATGATGTCCGGGGCCTTGAGCTCGATCAGGCGCTTCAGGCGGTTGTTACGGTTGATGACGCGGCGATAGAGGTCGTTCAAATCCGACGTCGCGAAGCGACCGCCATCGAGCGGCACCAACGGGCGCAGTTCCGGCGGGATGACCGGGATCACGGTCATGATCATCCATTCCGGGCGATTGCCGGAATCGATGAAGGCTTCCACGACCTTCAGGCGCTTCACCAGCTTCTTGGGCTTCTCACCGCCGTTGCAGGTGGCGATTTCAGCGCGCAGATCTTCGGCGAGCTTCGGCAGGTCGATCGCCTGCAACAGGGTGCGGATAGCTTCGGCGCCGATCATGGCGGTGAAGCTGTCGTTCCCGTATTCGTCCTGAGACTTATAGAACTCGTCTTCGGTCAGGAGCTGGCGCTCTTTCAGCGGCGTCAGGCCCGGCTCGATCACGACGTAGTTTTCGAAATACAGGATGCGCTCCAGGTCCTTCAGCGTCATGTCGAGCATGAGGCCGATACGGGACGGAAGCGACTTCAGGAACCAGATGTGGGCAACCGGCGAGGCCAATTCGATATGGCCCATGCGGTCGCGGCGCACCTTCTGCACCGTCACTTCGACACCGCACTTTTCGCACACGATGCCCTTGTACTTCATGCGCTTGTACTTGCCGCACAAGCATTCGTAGTCCTTCACCGGCCCGAAAATACGGGCGCAGAACAGGCCGTCGCGTTCCGGCTTGAAGGTACGGTAGTTGATCGTCTCCGGCTTTTTGATCTCGCCGTGGCTCCAGCGAAGGATCTGGTCGGGGCTCGCCAGCGAAATCTTGATCCGGTCGAAGGTGGGGACCTCCTTGCCGGCCGAAAAGACGTTCATCAGCTCTTGGTTCATTTCGACTCTCTTTCGAGTTCGCGTCGTTCTTTATCGTCGCCGCCCTCACCCATCGATTGGCCCCGGGCGAAGGCTCTCACCAGGTATCCTCGCGCCGGGCTTTCCGAGGCGCGAGGACCCTCACAAACGGTTATCCGTTCACCAGCTCGACATTGAGCCCCAGCGAACGCATTTCCTTGACGAGCACGTTGAAGCTTTCGGGGATACCGGCTTCGAAGGTGTCTTCGCCACGGACGATGGCTTCATAGACCTTGGTACGGCCAGCCACGTCGTCCGATTTCACCGTCAGGATTTCCTGCAAGGTGTAAGCGGCGCCGTAGGCTTCCAAGGCCCACACTTCCATTTCACCGAAGCGCTGGCCGCCGAACTGGGCCTTACCGCCCAGCGGCTGCTGGGTAACAAGGCTGTACGGACCGATCGAACGGGCATGGATCTTGTCGTCGACCAGGTGGTGCAGCTTCAGCATGTAGATGTAGCCGACCGTGACCTTGCGCTTGAAAGATTCACCGGTACGACCGTCGTAGAGGGTCGACTGGCCACTCTCATGCAAGCCCGCCTGCTGGAGCATATCGACAATGTCGGGCTCCTTGGCGCCGTCGAACACCGGGGTGGCGATCGGAACGCCGAAGCGCAGGTTTTCCGACATGTCGGCCAAACCTTGATCGTCCAACTCGTTGAGACGTTCGTCGTTGTTGTAGATCGTCTTGAGCTGGCGACGCAGCGGCTCGAATTTGCCGTCGCGCTTCACGCGATCCAGCGTCTCACCGATCTTCTTGCCCATGCCGGCGCAAGCCCAGCCAAGGTGGGTCTCGAGAATCTGACCGACGTTCATGCGCGACGGCACGCCCAACGGGTTCAGCACGAGATCGACCGACGTACCATCTTCCAGATACGGCATGTCTTCCACCGGCAGGATGCGCGAGATCACGCCCTTGTTGCCGTGACGGCCGGCCATCTTATCGCCCGGCTGCAGCTTACGCTTCACGGCGACGAAGACCTTGACCATCTTCATCACGCCCGGCCCAAGCTCATCGCCGCGACGCAGCTTTTCGACCTTATCGGCGAAGCGCTTGTCGAGGAGCGACTTGGAGTCGTCGTATTGCTTACGCAGGCCTTCGATCTCGGCCATCGCCTTTTCGTTCGACAGGCCGATCTGCCACCACTGATGACGCGGGATGGTGTCGAGCACTTCCTGCGTGATCTTGGAGTCAGGGGCCATGCCGCGCGGGCCGGACGCCGCGTTCTTGTCGCGCAGGATCTCTGCAAACCGGGCAAAGATATTGCGTTCCAGGATCGCAAGTTCGTCGTCACGGTCTTCGGCGAGACGTTCTTCTTCGGCCCGTTCAATCGCCAGCGCGCGCTGGTCCTTGTCGACGCCGTGGCGGTTGAAGACGCGCACTTCGACGATGGTGCCCGTGACGCCCGGCGGAACGCGCAGGGAGGTGTCACGCACGTCGGCGGCCTTTTCACCGAAGATGGCGCGCAGGAGCTTCTCTTCCGGCGTCATCGGGGTTTCGCCCTTCGGCGTCACCTTGCCCACCAGAATGTCGCCCGCGTTCACCTCGGCACCGATGTAGACGATACCGGCTTCGTCGAGGTTCTTGAGGTTTTCTTCGCCGACATTCGGGATGTCGCGCGTGATTTCCTCAGGGCCCAACTTGGTATCGCGAGCGGCGATTTCGAATTCCTCGATGTGGATCGAGGTGAACACGTCATCGCGCACGATGCGCTCGGAGATCAGGATGGAGTCTTCGTAGTTGTAACCATTCCACGGCATGAAGGCGACGAGCGCGTTCTTGCCGAGGGCGAGATCACCAAGCTCCGTGGACGGACCATCCGCGACGATGTCACCCTTCTGCACCCGGTCGCCGACCTTCACGAGCGGCTTCTGGGTGATGCAGGTGGACTGGTTGGAGCGCTGGAACTTCTTCAAGCGATAGATGTCGATGCCCGGCTTGGTCGGATCGGGCTCTTCGGTCGCACGGATGACGATACGGGTGGCATCCACCTGATCGACAACGCCCGGCCGGCGAGCGGCGATGGCCGAACCAGAGTCACGCGCCACGACGTCTTCCAGACCGGTACCCACGAGCGGGGCTTCCGGCTGCAGAAGCGGCACGGCCTGGCGCTGCATGTTCGCACCCATGAGCGCGCGGTTGGCGTCGTCGTTCTCAAGGAACGGCACGAGCGCCGCGGCGACGGACACGAGCTGCTTCGGCGACACGTCGATGAAATCGACCTGGTCAGGGGTGGTCATCACATAGTCGCCATGCTTGCGGCAGGAGACCAATTCATCGGTGATGCGGCCACGGCTGTCGATCTGCGCGTTGGCCTGGGCGATCATGTACTTCGCCTCTTCCATCGCCGACAGATACACGACCTCGTTCGTCACATGCTTGTTGTGCACGCGGCGATAGGGGCTCTCGATGAAGCCGTACTTGTTCACGCGGGCATAAGTCGCCAGCGAGTTGATCAGACCGATGTTCGGACCTTCCGGCGTTTCGATCGGGCAGATACGGCCATAATGGGTCGGATGCACGTCGCGCACTTCGAAGCCTGCGCGCTCGCGGGTCAAGCCGCCCGGTCCAAGGGCCGACATGCGGCGCTTGTGGGTGACTTCCGACAGCGGGTTGGTCTGGTCCATGAACTGGCTGAGCTGCGAGGAGCCGAAGAATTCGCGCACCGCAGCGGCGACCGGCTTCGCATTGATCAGATCATGGGGCATGACGGTGTCGATATCGACGGCGCTCATGCGTTCCTTGATGGCGCGTTCCATGCGGAGCAAGCCAATGCGGAACTGGTTTTCCATCAACTCGCCGACCGAACGGACACGGCGGTTGCCGAGGTTGTCGATGTCGTCGATTTCGCCGCGGCCGTCGCGCAGTTCCGCGAGGGCTTTGACGATCGCCAGGATGTCTTCCTTGCGCAGGACGCGCATCGTATCGGGCGCATCCAGCGTCAGGCGCAGGTTCATCTTCACGCGGCCGACCGCCGAGAGGTCATAGCG encodes:
- the rpoB gene encoding DNA-directed RNA polymerase subunit beta, which produces MALSFTGRKRLRKYFGKMVEVAEMPNLIEVQKTSYDQFLQVDKQADNSRLDEGLQAVFSSVFPIQDFQEVSRLEYVDYYFEEPKYDVEECQQRSMTYAAPLKVTLRLIVFDVDQETGAKSVKDIKEQDVYMGDVPFMTENGTFVVNGTERVIVSQMHRSPGVFFDHDKGKTHSSGKLLFAARVIPYRGSWLDFEFDAKDIVHVRIDRRRKLPVTTLLYALGLDQEQILDYFYKKIPYKRQKDGSFVTPVDAAWMRNVKTNSEWKNAKTGEVLVEAGGKVGARALKKWQEDGIKGIALGVEELLGRYSALDMVNPETGEIFVEAGEELTTAGLDTLAEAGFDEIEVINVDGITTGAYIRNTMAVDKNHSREQALIDIYRVMRPGEPPTLDTAETLFGQLFFDSERYDLSAVGRVKMNLRLTLDAPDTMRVLRKEDILAIVKALAELRDGRGEIDDIDNLGNRRVRSVGELMENQFRIGLLRMERAIKERMSAVDIDTVMPHDLINAKPVAAAVREFFGSSQLSQFMDQTNPLSEVTHKRRMSALGPGGLTRERAGFEVRDVHPTHYGRICPIETPEGPNIGLINSLATYARVNKYGFIESPYRRVHNKHVTNEVVYLSAMEEAKYMIAQANAQIDSRGRITDELVSCRKHGDYVMTTPDQVDFIDVSPKQLVSVAAALVPFLENDDANRALMGANMQRQAVPLLQPEAPLVGTGLEDVVARDSGSAIAARRPGVVDQVDATRIVIRATEEPDPTKPGIDIYRLKKFQRSNQSTCITQKPLVKVGDRVQKGDIVADGPSTELGDLALGKNALVAFMPWNGYNYEDSILISERIVRDDVFTSIHIEEFEIAARDTKLGPEEITRDIPNVGEENLKNLDEAGIVYIGAEVNAGDILVGKVTPKGETPMTPEEKLLRAIFGEKAADVRDTSLRVPPGVTGTIVEVRVFNRHGVDKDQRALAIERAEEERLAEDRDDELAILERNIFARFAEILRDKNAASGPRGMAPDSKITQEVLDTIPRHQWWQIGLSNEKAMAEIEGLRKQYDDSKSLLDKRFADKVEKLRRGDELGPGVMKMVKVFVAVKRKLQPGDKMAGRHGNKGVISRILPVEDMPYLEDGTSVDLVLNPLGVPSRMNVGQILETHLGWACAGMGKKIGETLDRVKRDGKFEPLRRQLKTIYNNDERLNELDDQGLADMSENLRFGVPIATPVFDGAKEPDIVDMLQQAGLHESGQSTLYDGRTGESFKRKVTVGYIYMLKLHHLVDDKIHARSIGPYSLVTQQPLGGKAQFGGQRFGEMEVWALEAYGAAYTLQEILTVKSDDVAGRTKVYEAIVRGEDTFEAGIPESFNVLVKEMRSLGLNVELVNG